A stretch of the Clostridiales bacterium genome encodes the following:
- a CDS encoding carbohydrate ABC transporter permease, producing the protein METAIHSREIRKDNPVLRKIGRVVIWILLIALAAFTLIPFVWMISSSLKLDREVFAFPMRWVPETFHWENYSLIWQKVPLVTYFKNTAFIAIVVTILQTLTSSFAAYAFAKLNFRGRDALFLCYIGTIAVPWQAYMLPQFIMMRSMGLYDTLWAMVVLQAFSAFGVFLMRQFYRSIPTELCEAARLDGLSEYGIWARIMLPLSKAAIATLVIFTFVNTWNDYMGPMIYLTRDVNKTVQVGLRRFIQENSSDYHLIMAASLCSLLPVSIVFLCLQRYFIEGIATSGLKG; encoded by the coding sequence ATGGAAACCGCGATTCACAGCCGGGAGATCCGCAAGGACAATCCGGTGCTGCGCAAGATCGGGCGGGTGGTCATCTGGATCCTGCTGATCGCGCTGGCGGCGTTTACCCTGATCCCGTTTGTATGGATGATCTCCTCCTCCCTGAAGCTGGACCGGGAAGTGTTTGCCTTCCCGATGCGCTGGGTTCCGGAGACCTTCCACTGGGAGAACTACTCCCTGATCTGGCAGAAGGTGCCGCTGGTGACCTATTTCAAGAATACGGCGTTCATCGCCATCGTGGTGACGATCCTGCAGACGCTGACGTCCTCCTTCGCGGCGTACGCGTTCGCGAAGCTGAACTTCCGCGGGCGGGACGCCCTGTTCCTGTGCTACATCGGTACGATCGCCGTGCCGTGGCAGGCGTACATGCTGCCGCAGTTCATCATGATGCGGTCCATGGGCCTGTACGACACCCTGTGGGCAATGGTCGTGCTGCAGGCCTTCTCGGCCTTCGGCGTGTTCCTGATGCGCCAGTTCTACCGCTCCATTCCCACGGAGCTGTGCGAGGCGGCGCGGCTGGACGGCCTGAGCGAATACGGCATCTGGGCGCGGATCATGCTGCCGCTTTCCAAGGCAGCCATCGCAACCCTGGTGATATTCACGTTCGTGAATACCTGGAACGACTACATGGGCCCCATGATCTACCTGACCCGGGACGTGAACAAGACCGTGCAGGTAGGCCTGCGGCGGTTTATCCAGGAGAACTCCAGCGATTACCACCTGATCATGGCGGCTTCCCTCTGTTCGCTGCTGCCGGTTTCCATCGTGTTCCTGTGCCTGCAGCGGTACTTCATTGAGGGAATTGCCACATCCGGCCTGAAGGGCTGA
- a CDS encoding heparinase II/III family protein: MLTEFLQDHPVRELLAGGTRVLFPPADDRRAWEGIPEGYRREIRELAGKYAAVTWPARTASGFLAFVKTGSRRADEDPYFTRRRKLCAEVLGACLDPDAGMDDIVDGIWMICEESTWVISAHNVNPIPGAPAAAEYPLPDIRKPYVDLFCAQTGMILSLTASLLGKRLDAVSPLVRKRIREEIRRRILRPFMATDDFWWMGFRRKDLNNWTPWILSNIMVCAVYDPMPRAKLAAVLERACGMLDRYLDTLPEDGGCDEGAGYWNMAGGALLDCLEILEKVTGGKMTFRQEKKIRNIMAFPAKMEMGGGWFANFADCDARPNISGERLETAGQMLGDQALAALGARMPATVAGQLNDTPHLTRALDLIFHIPAETAPAAEPGDTWLPDLQVRLVRRGSWTLACKGGHNGESHNHNDVGSFILFRNGEPAVVDAGNMVYTAKTFSSERYTLWNVQAEWHNLPVVGGHAQKQGKDHAARNVKRTPDGMELDLAGAYEEAAGIRSLRRTFALGEGGLKLADEGLLREAQETEWIFLLREKPEWINGTVRAGSLEIRCPEGLEFSAEEKPVTDARMARNWPGSLWRVHLRGRKTDRFRMEFVFSASGREA; this comes from the coding sequence ATGCTGACGGAGTTTTTGCAGGACCATCCGGTGCGGGAGCTGCTGGCAGGCGGCACGCGGGTGCTGTTTCCCCCGGCGGACGATCGCCGGGCCTGGGAGGGAATCCCGGAAGGGTACCGGCGGGAAATCCGGGAACTGGCCGGGAAATACGCGGCGGTGACCTGGCCGGCGCGCACCGCTTCCGGCTTCCTGGCGTTTGTGAAAACCGGAAGCCGGCGGGCGGATGAGGATCCGTACTTCACGCGGCGGCGCAAGCTGTGCGCGGAAGTGCTGGGTGCCTGCCTGGACCCGGACGCCGGCATGGACGATATCGTGGACGGGATCTGGATGATCTGCGAGGAAAGCACCTGGGTGATCAGCGCGCACAACGTGAACCCGATCCCGGGTGCGCCGGCGGCCGCGGAATACCCGCTGCCGGATATCCGCAAACCGTATGTGGACCTGTTCTGCGCCCAGACCGGGATGATCCTGTCGCTGACCGCCTCCCTGTTGGGGAAGCGTCTGGACGCTGTTTCCCCGCTGGTGCGGAAACGCATCCGGGAGGAAATCCGCCGGCGGATCCTCCGGCCGTTTATGGCCACGGACGATTTCTGGTGGATGGGATTCCGGCGGAAGGACCTGAACAACTGGACCCCGTGGATCCTGTCCAACATTATGGTTTGCGCGGTGTATGATCCCATGCCGCGGGCGAAGCTGGCCGCCGTGCTGGAACGCGCGTGCGGCATGCTGGACCGCTACCTGGACACGCTGCCGGAGGACGGCGGCTGCGACGAGGGCGCGGGATACTGGAACATGGCCGGCGGGGCGCTGCTGGACTGCCTGGAGATCCTGGAAAAGGTGACGGGCGGGAAGATGACCTTCCGGCAGGAAAAGAAGATCCGGAATATCATGGCGTTCCCGGCGAAGATGGAAATGGGCGGCGGCTGGTTCGCGAACTTCGCGGACTGCGACGCGCGGCCGAATATCAGCGGGGAACGGCTGGAAACCGCCGGACAGATGCTCGGCGACCAGGCGCTGGCCGCCCTGGGCGCCCGGATGCCGGCTACGGTGGCCGGACAGCTGAACGACACACCGCACCTGACAAGGGCGCTGGACCTGATCTTCCACATTCCGGCGGAAACGGCGCCGGCGGCGGAGCCGGGGGATACATGGCTGCCGGACCTGCAGGTGCGCCTGGTGCGCCGCGGCAGCTGGACACTGGCCTGCAAGGGCGGGCACAACGGCGAAAGCCACAACCACAATGACGTGGGCTCCTTCATCCTGTTCCGGAACGGGGAGCCGGCGGTGGTGGACGCGGGCAACATGGTATATACGGCCAAAACCTTCTCCTCTGAGCGCTATACGCTGTGGAACGTGCAGGCGGAATGGCATAACCTGCCGGTGGTCGGCGGGCATGCCCAGAAGCAGGGCAAGGACCACGCCGCCCGGAACGTGAAGCGTACGCCGGACGGGATGGAGCTGGACCTGGCTGGCGCCTATGAGGAGGCCGCCGGTATCCGCAGCCTGCGGCGCACCTTCGCGCTGGGCGAAGGCGGACTGAAGCTGGCGGATGAAGGCCTCCTGCGGGAAGCACAGGAGACGGAATGGATTTTCCTGCTGCGGGAGAAGCCGGAGTGGATAAACGGGACCGTCCGGGCGGGAAGCCTGGAAATCCGCTGCCCGGAAGGGCTGGAATTCTCCGCGGAGGAGAAGCCGGTGACGGACGCGCGCATGGCGCGGAACTGGCCGGGAAGCCTCTGGCGGGTACACCTGCGGGGCCGGAAAACGGACCGGTTCCGGATGGAGTTTGTGTTTTCGGCATCAGGCCGGGAGGCATAA